CATGTTCCTTGGAACCCACTCCTGGGGGAGGAAAGTGGGCAGCAGGGCCCAGTGGGTGGGGTCTGAGACCCCTGCCACAATTCAACCAGAGCTGGTCAacttctcttggttttctttattgGGGGTCCAGAGGGCTCTGCTGCTGGACAGGGACGACGGACGTGGGCTTCTCCCAGCTGAAGTCAAATGCCATCTAATGGCCTCCCTGAGGCCCTCTCCTGGTACCTTGCTAAGGAAGTCTCAGAACATCACCCACAGTCCAACAGACATGCTTGCCTCCCGGCGCAGGAAGGACACATCACGGCCTGGGTAATACTGTTGCCACAAATGTTTAACTTGAATCTTTCTTAAGGAAGCAGACAAAACTAAATTGAGGGACATTTTGCAAAACAACAGGCCTGAGCTCTCAAAAAATGTCAATATCACAGAGTTTTTTTAAAGGCTGGGaactgtttttatctttttttaacacctttattggagtataattgctttacaatggtgtgttagtttctgctgtataacaaagtcaatcagctatacatgtacatatatccccatatctcctcactcttgcatctccctcccaccctccctatctcaaccctctaggtggtcacaaagcaccgagctgatctccctctgctatgtagctgcttcccactagctatctattttacatttggtagtgcgtatacgtccatgccactctctctcttcgtcccagcttacccttccccctccctgtgtcctcaattccattctctacgtctgtgtggGAACTATTTTAAAAGGACCAAAGTGACATAACAACTATGTATGAGCCTTGACTGGATCCAGAATTCTCCTGGTCCctcaaaaggggggaaaaaggctATAAAAGACATTACTGAGACAATCAAGGAAATCTGAACAACGGCTATATATGAGATAAAAGTATTCTGTCAGTATTTAATTTCTTACATGTGATAATGATATCATGTTTGTGTAAGGGAATGTTCTTGTTCTTAAATACACATTTAAGTACTTGGTACCTGACACTGGCAACAAACTCAagagttcaggaaaaaaatacttttgagaGTGTATgtggaaagaaggggaaagaaagaaagagcaaaagaaaaagagaaaaaaaaagaatatatgtcaAATGTTAATAACTGGTGAACCTCGATGAGAGATACACAAACCTTTGTTGTAATATTCTTGCAGCTTTCCTGAAGTTttgcaatttttcaaaataaaaagtcgGGAATAAAAAAGCAAGTCATGGGGATTTCCCCGGTGGCCCACTGGTTAGGAcgctgtgcttccaatgcagggaccacgggttcagtccctgcttggggaactaagatcacacatgctgagTGGTGTGTTccgcaaaaataaaaagcaggtcATGTCTGGGGAGGAAGCCACATCTGTCCCAGACACCAGACCCTTGCTTATTAGCTGTCTGCCACCTGGACCATTCTGAGTCAGGCAAATGGGACTCACTAAGGAAAGCTCCCTGTTAGCAAATTCCAGAGGTGCAGGTGGCCCATCCCTTTAGCTTTCAGCCTGAAATAAAGTACacatttcagagagagagagaaaaagaaaaggccatctGCTGGCTGGGTGTTCATTGCAAATACAACTAGCAATCGGCCGAAGCCTCTTTAAGGGTAACAGTCTGCTTAAAGTTTACCTGACGACAGGTCATACAGCGCAGTGACTGAGGTGATGAACTGGCAGCAGAAGCGAGGGCTGGCACTGAATATCTGCTTCAGCGTCTGAACGGATCCTGGCACCAGACAGCAGTAGTCATCCACGAGGGCCCTGGCTAACCGCACACAGTAGACCACAGGCGTCCGCTGGAAAGAAGCCACAGTCCATGTAACTACAGGTTTCGTGAGCCAGGAGACTAGCAACTATGTACACATGGTGAAGATCAGAACTGGCGGAACCCCCTCCGAGAGGGGAAGAAGACGTTAACAGCTTACCTTTGAAGCAGAGGTTGGCAAATGaaagcccacaggccaaatccaccctgccaccttttttttttttttttttttttttttttttttgtggtatgcgggcctccccttgctTGGGccctccccgttgcggagcacaggctccgggcgcgcaggcccagcggccatggctcacgggcccagccgctccgcggcatgtgggatcctcccggaccNNNNNNNNNNNNNNNNNNNNNNNNNNNNNNNNNNNNNNNNNNNNNNNNNNNNNNNNNNNNNNNNNNNNNNNNNNNNNNNNNNNNNNNNNNNNNNNNNNNNNNNNcctcccttcctttctttcttccttccttccctccctccctccttccttccttttctttactttctatttgccacctttttttttttttttttttttttttttttttgtggtatgcgggcctccctctgctgtggcctctcccgttgcggagcacaggctccggacgcgcaggctcatcggccatggctcacgggcccagccgctctgcggcacgtgggatcctcccagaccggggcgcgaacccggttcccctgcatcggcaggcggacgcgcaaccactgcgccaccagggaagcccctgccacctctttttgtaaataaagttttattgaaacacagccctGCTCATGTGTTTGCTATTGTCTCAGGCTGCTCCTGCACTACAAGGGCACAGCTGAGTAGGGGTGACAGAGATCACATGacccgagggacttccctggtggtccagtggctaagactccacgctcccaatacaggggaccCGGgatggatccctggtcagggaactagatcttgcatgccgcaactaaagatcccgcacgtggcaacgaagatcccgtatgcagcaactaagacccagagcagtcaaataaatatattttttttaaaaaagagagagattatatGACCCgaaaagcctaaaatgtttactatcttgCCCTTTACATGAAAGGCCTGCTGACCTTTGAAGTTTACTTCAGAAAAAATCATTCCTGACTTCAAGTGAGGAAGCGACAATTTTTGCAACCCTACAAGTGAGACTCCAAAGGTAAAGATTAACAGTTGGTACCACTTTGATGTGACTTAGGAGAGTCTGTGAGCTATCATATGATTTAGAGCAGTACCTTCTCAAATTCTCCCACGATCCTTTCCTATCACAGATTCCGTTAATACTTCTGAACCCTACATCACCACCCTCCCGTCTTTTTCCTTCCCACTCAGATGTCCATCTGTAGCCACATTTAACCGCTGCTCAGGATGCTACAGTTCCAGGGCTACAACACGGCCTGCAGGGCAAACGGCAAGGAGGCATCAGGCCAGGTCGTTCACTCACGCACCAAACCAGCCATCTCCACCCTTTTCTCTGGAGGAAGCTGCAGCCCTACACCCCGGTGTGGCAAACCCTGACCCAAGCCTCAAGACCCTTTCCTGTTGTTAACATCTGCTTCCACTTTGCCAAAACGCCAGCACAACAGCACCATGAgagataaatggaaaattatatgaTGAATTTCAAGATGCTAAACTTGACTTCATCAGGTTGTCAAGGGatagaggtaatttttttttttttttttttttttttttttgtggtacgcgggcctccctctgctgcggcctctccNNNNNNNNNNNNNNNNNNNNNNNNNNNNNNNNNNNNNNNNNNNNNNNNNNNNNNNNNNgcggagcacaggctccggacgcgcaggcccagcggccatggctcacgggcccagccgctccgcggcacgtgggatcctcccggaccggggcgcgaacccggttcccctgcatcggcaggcggacgcgcaaccgctgcgccaccagggaagccccaggatagAGGTAATCTTGACATTAAATACGACACACAAGATTTATTCAGGTGTCCCAGAAATCagaatggtggccattctgataCAGATTCCCTTGAGATTTACCTGTGTAttacaaagaacaaaatatatttttactagccaaattttaaagataaacaagatcacaggaaaaaacatttaaataaattgaaaaaaacccaaatgatgTCAAGTCCTTGGGAATGAAACAGGTTTGAAAAACTGAATGTAGTAAATTTTGTCAGCTTAGCTGAGGATCACGTTAATCAAAAATTTGAGTTAATAATTACTCTAAGTGGATTATGAATTTTTCAACAACTctgaataacaaaaaagcaaaacagaatagATCTTCCAAAAAACTATCTAACACGAAGTCTACTgtgaaaatcctttttttttttttttttaagatatttaaaaacactATAGAGGGCTCCTATGTCCATATCCATTAGAAGAGCCATCAGCTTTGAAATGGCACCCTGGAACAACTCCCATGTTTACTGATCTAACTgcacaaaaaacaagcaaacattgCCACAGTTTGACACataatgacctttaaaaaaaaaaaaaaagaagccagtccTTGAGACTGCAGGCATAGCTGTTTTCAAAATCCTACCTTATTGTTTTCAACTAAGAAAAATGATTTCTCACTTATTCTGAAGATGGAGCCTTCATTTACCGTTACAAACTACTGTTTTCTCAGGAATGGTGATCACCTGTATATACAGGTGTGGGGTATCAGCATACAGGGCAGGAACATCAAGGAGATACCATATGGAAAAGACCTCTCTAGAAATCCAATTAAGCTAAACTTCCTGACACGAAACATCTCCTCAGACGTTCTCAGGAGAAGGCTATCTCTGGAGACGTACCTGGAGCCAGGAGGCTGCACACTCCAACACTGGGATTCGACACACAGCCACCGCCATGGAGACCAGCTTTCCCAACAAGCTCATTCGGCTGTCATCGGCTTTGTTCCCTTGGGGGCTGAAAAGGGATGAGAAAATAATCTGCCGGACAGAGTCCTTGCTTTGCTCCTGGAAATAACTGCACATGATTTCAAGAAGTTGGAGCTCCTGAAGTGAATTCAATCTCTGTAAAACAAACCCAGGAGAAGCGATGAGAAATTCAGCCTATTAATTTCACacagtgagaaaacagaaaacactggTTTCCCCAGGGAACTTTTCACCTCCCTAAAGCCCAGGTCCCACGGAGTAGAATCCCCTACTGTAAATCTCGAGAAATACCATTCTACGTCATTATGCATCACCCTAGGGGGCTCAGGATGACCTACAGCGGTTTGAGATTCTCGGTAACAGGCCTTTAAAGTCTCTTCCTTTAACACCATTGAGACATGGCTGTCACAAGCCCCGCAAAACGGGCATTTTGGCTGCTGCTGAAAGAGCAAGGCCAAGGGCGAGGACGGAGCCCCCGATCCGAAGAGCGTTCGTGGTCTGGACGACGCTTGTCACCGAGAAGGAAAAAGGAGCCGGAGTTTACTTATCGGGGACGCGGCAGCCGGCCGCCCGGCGCACCTTGGGCTGCGCGCCGCGCTCCTTGGGCACCTGGAACACGAACTCCTCGAGCAGCTCCACAGGGCCCTTGTCCACGATGGGCAGCGGCGCGCTCTGCAGCTGGCTGCTGAAGTAGATGTCCAGGTGGTACAGCACCTCCTTGGCGGCGCTGAGCGCGTCGCGGCGCAGGAGCGAGTGGCGGATGTCGCTCATGGTGCCACCTCTGCGGCCGGGGCGCCGGGAGCGCGGCGGGACTTCCGCCCCGGGCCCCGCGGACGCGCCCGCCGCTGCCGAGACAAAGAGGCCGCGAGTCGGCCTCCGCCCGCCGACCCTGGGCCTGCGTCACGGCGCCCGCCCGCTCGCCGCTCCCCGTTCGGGCCCGCTCAGGGGGCCACCGCCGCCGCCGGCGGCCAGCGGGCGCCCCGGGTGTGCGACTCCGGCGCCACCAAGAGCCTTGAGAACCCAATGCCGCGGAGTCGAAAGGCGGCGGATGCCGAGCGCGGCAACGGCGGCCCACAAGGGCCAAGCGGAGGCGGTGGCGAGGGCCCGCCCCCTGAGGGCGCCCCCTGGCGGCTCGGCCCGCGGGCGCGGAAGggcccagcccctgggccccGCGACCGCCGAGGGGGTCTCGAGCGGCCGAGCTGGGGGTCACATCCATCAGAGAACGCACTCTAGGTCTTGTGCGCGCCCCCCAGCCCCGCAAGGCCCGCCCGGGGCTCCCCTTGCTTTCTCTGCGCGGCGTTCAAAGCCTACACGTGTGATTTCATGGAGTTTTACAAGGATAGGGTGGTGGTGCAGGGCCGTGGCTCAGGCCTCAGCCGTTCATCTTTAACGTTGTATCTAGTCTGAACTCGGGGCTGCGACGACAAATGATGTCTGCCAACCTGAGAGTCCCTAttccccagccccctccagaCTGGCCCCGCCTAGCCCGGGAGGGCCATAGGAATCAGGTCTCCTGCTTCTGACCACTGAGACCTGAAAACCTAAAAACCCTCAGCACTTTCTATGAACCTCTTTTCCTGCATTCATCTCTCTGCAATGAATGAACAGGGGGGGTTAGCCTGGGATTTTAAAAACGGCAGAAATAACTTGAATGTGGTCACAAGAGGCCAGTGGAGGGCAGGCCAGAGGGCCACAGGAATAAGCCTTCTGTAAAAGGTCCATTCTGGCCTGAGGGTGGGCCTAGGAGAGGATGCTGGGTGTGGTCAAGGAGATGAAAAAAGCCAAGGCCTTCCCCAGGGAAAGGTGGAAAGGACATTAAAGAGGGTGCAGGTGGGACAACTTCAAGTCACGGAGACCCTCCTGCACATCAGGGGACACAGCCATAAGGCCCCTCCTGTCCAGGAGCCCAGTGGGAGGCCAAGGTCAACTGGAACCTCTGGGAATTCACCTTTGAGCCCCTGGGCACCAGGGCTTCAGAGATGCTCCACTCCAGCCGCTGAAGGAACAGAGGATGAGCAAGGGGTATTTCTGCCCTAGGGTTTATTAGCATGGTACCTGGCAAGGcttaggcactcagtaaacactagttttcccttcccttccttagCTACTGAGAGCCAATTCATAAACACAGCGGAAAccgggaaaaaagaaataaaccaatgcTTAGAAAGTAAgtatccaggacttccctggtggcacagtggttatggagccgcctgccagtgcaggggacacgggttcgagccctggtccgggaagatcccacatgccgcggagcgactaagcccgtgcgccacaagtactgagcctgcgctctagagcccacgagccgcaactactgaagcccgcacgcctagagcccatgctcctcaataagagaagccaccgctcgacgcaactagagaaagcccatgtgcggtaacgaagacccaacacaaccagataaataaataaaaattttaaaaaaagaagtatccaTATGTACAGATAAACATATACTATATTTAAAAGGCAGTAACACTCTTcccattcttatttcttctttctctcacaaTGTGCAAGAGCAGGTAGAAAGATCTCACGAAGGTTGCTCCAAAGCCCACGGGAGTGAATGTTCCGGTAAACCTGGGGCTCTGCTGATGGGGGCCAGGCCACGCGGGGGCAATGCTGGCACCAGGCTCGGGCACCTCTGTACCACTCGTTAGTGGTCTGGTTGGTAGCGGCCAGGTACAGACAGAAGCACAGGTAGCTCCCCAGGAGGAAGCTCAGCACCACAACAAAGCCC
This region of Physeter macrocephalus isolate SW-GA chromosome 14, ASM283717v5, whole genome shotgun sequence genomic DNA includes:
- the INTS15 gene encoding integrator complex subunit 15 isoform X4; amino-acid sequence: MSDIRHSLLRRDALSAAKEVLYHLDIYFSSQLQSAPLPIVDKGPVELLEEFVFQVPKERGAQPKRLNSLQELQLLEIMCSYFQEQSKDSVRQIIFSSLFSPQGNKADDSRMSLLGKLVSMAVAVCRIPVLECAASWLQRTPVVYCVRLARALVDDYCCLVPGSVQTLKQIFSASPRFCCQFITSVTALYDLSSDDLIPPLDLLEMIVNWIFEDPRLILITFLNTPIAANLPIGFLELTPLTGLIRWCVKAPLAYKRKKQPPLANGHVTAKVTKDSGGVDRDSHLLYSKLHLSALQVLMMLQVHLTEKNLYGRLGLILFDHMVPLVEEINRLADELNPLNASQEIELSLDRLAQALQVAMASGALLCTRDDLRTLCSRLPHNKPIR